A genomic region of Nitrosomonas ureae contains the following coding sequences:
- a CDS encoding DUF2024 family protein produces MQIHVYDTYVKAKDGHTMHFDVFTAVKDDQKAVEYAKQWLTSIGEGDAVITSRECSFCHSQSAPANVMDEISQNGFYIYKMEGC; encoded by the coding sequence ATGCAAATTCATGTCTACGACACATATGTTAAAGCTAAAGATGGTCATACGATGCATTTTGATGTTTTTACTGCGGTAAAAGATGATCAGAAGGCTGTAGAATATGCAAAACAATGGCTTACGTCGATTGGTGAAGGCGATGCGGTGATTACCAGCAGAGAATGCAGTTTTTGTCATAGTCAGAGTGCACCCGCTAATGTTATGGATGAAATCAGCCAGAATGGTTTTTATATTTACAAGATGGAAGGCTGTTGA
- a CDS encoding class I SAM-dependent methyltransferase, with protein MRQTLIGAEANPDCYLCGKPGEILYRNRADYLFGTPGEWSFKVCSGDDCGLVWLDPRPMVSEIGKAYQNYYTHEESDHMRQTPVVTIMRAVLHSMSTHLLGLRKERRRYKCMYLDQISPGRLLEVGCGNGKRLARMQALGWDVMGQEVDPVAASYVSEKRGIPVHLGMLQALDVTKRYDAVILSHVIEHVHDPLSLLESCYRLLKKNGLLVILTPNIASYGHQKFGAGWRGLEPPRHLYLFNRKTLSWCAQKAGFSSLHSWTTSVGAFGIGQASLSCVSSIKEGHHFITTRDVWRGFWFQLAARIILLFNKDSGEECVLMATRK; from the coding sequence ATGCGGCAAACCCTAATTGGTGCCGAAGCCAATCCGGATTGCTATTTGTGCGGAAAACCCGGAGAAATCCTTTATCGTAATCGTGCTGATTATCTGTTTGGCACGCCGGGGGAGTGGAGTTTCAAGGTATGCAGCGGGGATGATTGTGGTTTGGTTTGGCTTGATCCAAGGCCCATGGTGAGTGAAATCGGAAAGGCATATCAAAATTACTATACGCACGAAGAATCGGATCATATGCGACAAACTCCTGTAGTGACTATTATGCGTGCAGTTTTGCATAGCATGAGTACTCATCTGCTGGGGTTGCGAAAAGAGCGGAGACGCTATAAGTGTATGTATTTGGATCAGATCTCGCCGGGCCGGTTATTGGAGGTGGGTTGTGGTAATGGCAAACGATTAGCGCGTATGCAAGCATTGGGCTGGGACGTTATGGGACAGGAGGTTGATCCGGTAGCGGCTAGTTACGTTTCTGAGAAAAGAGGGATTCCCGTGCATTTGGGAATGCTGCAAGCTTTGGATGTAACCAAAAGATATGATGCGGTCATTTTGAGTCATGTGATTGAGCATGTGCATGATCCGCTGTCTTTGTTAGAGTCTTGTTATCGTTTGCTTAAAAAAAATGGCCTGCTGGTTATACTGACACCGAATATTGCAAGCTATGGGCACCAAAAATTTGGTGCGGGTTGGCGCGGGCTTGAACCGCCCAGGCATTTATATTTATTTAACCGTAAAACATTATCTTGGTGTGCACAAAAAGCCGGATTCAGTTCCTTGCATTCATGGACGACATCAGTAGGTGCTTTCGGCATTGGCCAGGCAAGTTTGTCTTGTGTAAGCAGCATAAAAGAAGGACATCATTTTATTACTACGCGCGATGTTTGGAGAGGGTTCTGGTTTCAACTTGCGGCGCGAATTATTCTTTTATTTAATAAAGACTCTGGCGAGGAGTGTGTATTAATGGCTACGAGAAAGTGA
- a CDS encoding invasion associated locus B family protein: MKYKFTRLMTIGAVFILCSSVQAAEPKLIGQHGDWTAYMFMENDSKVCYMVSQPKKSEGNYTKRGDVFALITHRPAEKSRNVFSYIAGYPYKPGSEATVTVNNQNFRLFTQDDSAWASDEATDNKITDAIKRGNSLVVKGASARGTATTDTFGLSGSTAAHKAISAECGVK; this comes from the coding sequence ATGAAGTATAAATTTACCAGATTAATGACGATTGGTGCTGTTTTTATCTTATGTAGTTCAGTTCAGGCTGCTGAGCCAAAACTTATTGGTCAGCATGGTGATTGGACAGCCTATATGTTTATGGAAAACGATAGTAAAGTTTGTTATATGGTAAGTCAACCTAAGAAATCAGAGGGAAATTACACCAAACGTGGTGATGTTTTCGCTTTGATAACGCACCGTCCCGCTGAGAAAAGTAGAAATGTTTTCAGTTATATTGCCGGCTATCCCTATAAACCTGGAAGTGAAGCAACAGTCACTGTGAATAATCAGAATTTTCGTCTTTTTACTCAGGATGATTCAGCGTGGGCCTCAGATGAAGCGACTGACAATAAAATTACGGATGCAATCAAACGAGGAAACTCATTGGTGGTTAAGGGAGCATCTGCACGAGGAACGGCAACGACGGATACATTCGGGCTCAGTGGCTCAACTGCGGCCCATAAAGCAATTTCAGCGGAGTGCGGTGTGAAATAA
- a CDS encoding O-methyltransferase encodes MDNFRSADSNDSEGLIPVNPAIETYMRSLVTCTDHPVLFEMEEFARLRNFPIVNRLVGIFLKAQASMINAKRVFEFGSGYGYSAYWFAQAVGSDGRVICSDSDTANCDRAETYLSTADLWQRIEFYVGQAQDVFGQTEGLFDICYNDVDKNAYPEIWKMAKYRIRPGGLYIADNVLWHGRVAIHACPNKVAESTAAIVKHNQMIFNDSDFEVFINPIRDGVLVARKK; translated from the coding sequence ATGGATAATTTTCGATCGGCAGATAGTAATGATTCAGAGGGGTTAATTCCGGTTAACCCGGCAATTGAGACCTATATGCGCAGTTTGGTGACATGCACCGATCACCCGGTTCTTTTCGAGATGGAAGAGTTTGCGCGCTTAAGAAATTTTCCAATTGTTAATCGCCTGGTCGGTATTTTTCTTAAAGCTCAGGCGAGCATGATCAATGCCAAAAGAGTATTTGAGTTTGGCAGTGGTTATGGTTACTCGGCTTATTGGTTTGCACAGGCTGTGGGGAGTGACGGTCGGGTGATCTGTAGCGATTCAGATACGGCTAATTGTGATCGCGCGGAGACATATCTTTCTACTGCAGACTTATGGCAACGCATAGAATTTTATGTGGGGCAGGCACAAGATGTTTTCGGGCAGACTGAAGGTTTGTTTGATATTTGCTATAACGATGTCGACAAAAACGCTTATCCCGAAATCTGGAAAATGGCTAAGTACCGGATACGGCCCGGTGGTTTATATATTGCTGATAATGTTTTGTGGCATGGGCGTGTGGCGATACATGCTTGCCCGAATAAGGTTGCGGAGTCGACAGCAGCGATAGTCAAGCACAATCAGATGATTTTTAACGATTCTGATTTTGAGGTGTTCATTAATCCAATTCGAGATGGAGTACTTGTCGCCAGGAAGAAATAA